The region TGGACGACCAGTTGAGCAATCCGGTCGAAGCGCTCGAACCGCACCGACTCGTGCGGGTCGAGATTCACCACGATCACCTTGATCTCCCCACGGTACCCGGCATCAACCGTCCCCGGGGCATTCACCAGGGCGACACCGCAGCGGGCGGCGAGCCCGGAACGCGGGTGCACGAAGGCCGCGTACCCCTCGGGCAGCGCGATGGACACACCCGTGGGCAGTACGGCGCGTTCGCCCGGCTTCAGTTCACGGCTCTCGGTGGTGCGCAGATCGGCTCCCGCGTCACCGGGCTGCGCGTACTCGGGAAGCGGTACGTCCGGGTCGACGCGGCGGATCAGCACGGCGAGTTCTTGACGGGGCTCGCGGGTCACGGGTTCACCTCGAAGGCACGGACACGGCGGATCTGGTCCGGTTCGTTCATGGCGGCCCGGATCTCCTCCGGGCGGCCGTTGTCGATGAAGTGGTCGACCTTGACCTCGACGAAGAGGGCGTCCGCGCGAACGGCGACGGGCCCGTCGGGGCCACCGATCCGCCCGGTGGCGGTCGAGTAGATCTTGCGGCCGGCCACCGCCGTGACCTCGGCCTCCAGGTACAGCACCGTGTCCACGGGGACGGGCAGCACGAAGTCGGTCTCCAGGCGGCCGGTGACCGCGATGGTGCGCAGCAGCCAGTTCAGCGAGCCGAGCGTCTCGTCGAGGGCGGTGGCGAGCACTCCGCCGTGGGCGAGCCCCGGGGCGCCCTGGTGGGCAGGCCGTACCGTGAACTCCGCCGTGACGGTGACGCCCTCTCCTGCGCGGGCCTCCAGGTGCAGTCCGTGCGACTGGTCCCCGCCACACCCGAAACACTGTTCGTAGTGGGCGCCGAGGAGCTCGCCGGGGGCGGGCGCGTCGGGATGCCGCACCGGCGCGACGGCATCGGCGGAAGGCTTCAGAGCTGCGGAAGTACGACTCACAGCCGCAGACCTTACCCGCG is a window of Streptomyces mirabilis DNA encoding:
- the dut gene encoding dUTP diphosphatase translates to MTREPRQELAVLIRRVDPDVPLPEYAQPGDAGADLRTTESRELKPGERAVLPTGVSIALPEGYAAFVHPRSGLAARCGVALVNAPGTVDAGYRGEIKVIVVNLDPHESVRFERFDRIAQLVVQQVEKVRFQEVAELPDSARAAGGFGSTGGHAAVGGTTGGNRYASVVSDREGQ
- a CDS encoding PaaI family thioesterase, giving the protein MSRTSAALKPSADAVAPVRHPDAPAPGELLGAHYEQCFGCGGDQSHGLHLEARAGEGVTVTAEFTVRPAHQGAPGLAHGGVLATALDETLGSLNWLLRTIAVTGRLETDFVLPVPVDTVLYLEAEVTAVAGRKIYSTATGRIGGPDGPVAVRADALFVEVKVDHFIDNGRPEEIRAAMNEPDQIRRVRAFEVNP